A window of the Choristoneura fumiferana chromosome 30, NRCan_CFum_1, whole genome shotgun sequence genome harbors these coding sequences:
- the LOC141444773 gene encoding uncharacterized protein isoform X1, producing MTYFKNIYAFDTQCFPPAMISVALGILLFATSGRGSAPPEKLKTYFYYYFDWKAEQHLRAMTREILKDTELKMRYADFIFASYGGKISPEADQIYSEVGYLDSQIMKRFRYMCATYRDYTRIEDFMKNKFNEDDMLNGNHLIQSAYHEILVLKDLQNKALDKKEALQKKERAMQFFMEFHRKEKTYKPKQRSKGSRDPVRRQAGDSRRNGVDMKKAEHKLKTDLRKKKWMEGHGMNDSVLWNDFKEVDGIHVRK from the exons atgacatatttcaaaaatatttatgcatTTGATACTCAATGTTTTCCTCCTGCCATGATTTCCGTAGCTCTTGGAATTCTTTTat TTGCGACCAGTGGGAGGGGCTCCGCACCTCCGGAGAAACTCAAAACTTACTTTTACTATTACTTCGACTGGAAGGCAGAGCAGCATCTCAGAGCCATGACAAGAGAAATTCTTAAAG ATACGGAACTTAAGATGCGGTATGCAGATTTTATATTCGCATCATATGGAGGCAAGATAAGCCCAGAAGCGGATCAAATATACTCTGAG GTCGGGTACTTAGATTCGCAAATTATGAAGAGGTTTCGCTACATGTGTGCTACGTACCGGGACTACACACGAATAGAAGACTTTATGAAAAACAAGTTTAATGAAGATGATATGCTTAATGGCAACCATCTTattc AAAGCGCATATCATGAGATACTGGTGTTGAAAGATTTGCAGAACAAGGCCTTGGACAAGAAAGAAGCTCTGCAGAAGAAAGAGAGGGCTATGCAATTCTTCATGGAGTTTCATAGGAAAGAAAAAACATACAAGCCGAAACAAAG GTCCAAGGGCAGTAGAGACCCGGTGCGACGTCAAG caGGTGATAGCCGAAGAAATGGTGTGGATATGAAAAAGGcggaacataaattaaaaacagatcTAAGGAAGAAAAAGTGGATGGAAGGCCACGGCATGAACGACAGCGTTCTGTGGAATGACTTTAAAGAAGTTGACGGAATTCATGTTCGCAAATAA
- the LOC141444773 gene encoding uncharacterized protein isoform X2 — MTYFKNIYAFDTQCFPPAMISVALGILLFATSGRGSAPPEKLKTYFYYYFDWKAEQHLRAMTREILKDTELKMRYADFIFASYGGKISPEADQIYSEVGYLDSQIMKRFRYMCATYRDYTRIEDFMKNKFNEDDMLNGNHLIQSAYHEILVLKDLQNKALDKKEALQKKERAMQFFMEFHRKEKTYKPKQRSKGSRDPVRRQGDSRRNGVDMKKAEHKLKTDLRKKKWMEGHGMNDSVLWNDFKEVDGIHVRK; from the exons atgacatatttcaaaaatatttatgcatTTGATACTCAATGTTTTCCTCCTGCCATGATTTCCGTAGCTCTTGGAATTCTTTTat TTGCGACCAGTGGGAGGGGCTCCGCACCTCCGGAGAAACTCAAAACTTACTTTTACTATTACTTCGACTGGAAGGCAGAGCAGCATCTCAGAGCCATGACAAGAGAAATTCTTAAAG ATACGGAACTTAAGATGCGGTATGCAGATTTTATATTCGCATCATATGGAGGCAAGATAAGCCCAGAAGCGGATCAAATATACTCTGAG GTCGGGTACTTAGATTCGCAAATTATGAAGAGGTTTCGCTACATGTGTGCTACGTACCGGGACTACACACGAATAGAAGACTTTATGAAAAACAAGTTTAATGAAGATGATATGCTTAATGGCAACCATCTTattc AAAGCGCATATCATGAGATACTGGTGTTGAAAGATTTGCAGAACAAGGCCTTGGACAAGAAAGAAGCTCTGCAGAAGAAAGAGAGGGCTATGCAATTCTTCATGGAGTTTCATAGGAAAGAAAAAACATACAAGCCGAAACAAAG GTCCAAGGGCAGTAGAGACCCGGTGCGACGTCAAG GTGATAGCCGAAGAAATGGTGTGGATATGAAAAAGGcggaacataaattaaaaacagatcTAAGGAAGAAAAAGTGGATGGAAGGCCACGGCATGAACGACAGCGTTCTGTGGAATGACTTTAAAGAAGTTGACGGAATTCATGTTCGCAAATAA
- the LOC141444773 gene encoding uncharacterized protein isoform X3 — MTYFKNIYAFDTQCFPPAMISVALGILLYTELKMRYADFIFASYGGKISPEADQIYSEVGYLDSQIMKRFRYMCATYRDYTRIEDFMKNKFNEDDMLNGNHLIQSAYHEILVLKDLQNKALDKKEALQKKERAMQFFMEFHRKEKTYKPKQRSKGSRDPVRRQAGDSRRNGVDMKKAEHKLKTDLRKKKWMEGHGMNDSVLWNDFKEVDGIHVRK, encoded by the exons atgacatatttcaaaaatatttatgcatTTGATACTCAATGTTTTCCTCCTGCCATGATTTCCGTAGCTCTTGGAATTCTTTTat ATACGGAACTTAAGATGCGGTATGCAGATTTTATATTCGCATCATATGGAGGCAAGATAAGCCCAGAAGCGGATCAAATATACTCTGAG GTCGGGTACTTAGATTCGCAAATTATGAAGAGGTTTCGCTACATGTGTGCTACGTACCGGGACTACACACGAATAGAAGACTTTATGAAAAACAAGTTTAATGAAGATGATATGCTTAATGGCAACCATCTTattc AAAGCGCATATCATGAGATACTGGTGTTGAAAGATTTGCAGAACAAGGCCTTGGACAAGAAAGAAGCTCTGCAGAAGAAAGAGAGGGCTATGCAATTCTTCATGGAGTTTCATAGGAAAGAAAAAACATACAAGCCGAAACAAAG GTCCAAGGGCAGTAGAGACCCGGTGCGACGTCAAG caGGTGATAGCCGAAGAAATGGTGTGGATATGAAAAAGGcggaacataaattaaaaacagatcTAAGGAAGAAAAAGTGGATGGAAGGCCACGGCATGAACGACAGCGTTCTGTGGAATGACTTTAAAGAAGTTGACGGAATTCATGTTCGCAAATAA